The DNA sequence AGGTGTAAAATCAGACCATACGCAAATAATTACAATTTACCTCTTCTTTTCTGCCATATTCGttaacttcctttcctttttgaatTCAGTTGAACAACATTGTTACAATGGTCATCATAAAGCCtatcttgttcctgaacttaatGGGTATGTTTCCCATGCATTACTGTTTTTActgttaaatatttcaatatatatatatatatatatttgaaaaactatatatatagtgTTTTGAACAAATACTTTTGTGTTTACatagtttccttctattcttattttacttGGAATGGCTACTGAATTTTAacaaaatgctttttcagtatcattGATATGCCATGTCTCTTACCTACTAGGTCATATTATACCTAACATTCAATGGTATTGGCAAATATTTAACCAGTTCGTGGCTCAgaggagggcagggtgggggcccAGTAAGCAGAAAAGCGTTTGTAGCGTTTGCTGATTTCCATAGTGTACGTACTTCCATCATGGCTGATTTTAAGCCACTGATGTGTTGCCACTGAATGCAGAGGAGGAAAGAGATGTTCACAAGCAGCTATCACAAGCCAGTACAGGTAAGCTCCAGCACACCAGTGGGAAAACCTCCCCTAACTTTagtattaataattaaaatttagcTGGATCCaacttaacattttatttaagagTTTCTCaatctatattcataaataaaataggTTTACCTATTTATTTACCATATATAAAACAGGTTTTAGCGTGTTATACttgaaaataaattaggaaatttccatctttttccatccaACTATTGCTTTAGAATAGTTTAAGTAACGTACTAGCCACCTGTTTAATGATCTTAGCCCAACTAACCCTACCAGTTTCTGAGGGAGATACATAAATGAGCCAATGGCAAGTGGGAAACAAGGAGCTTTAGTGTTTCCCAGAGTTACGCTTGTATACCCAATACCGGGCTTTCTAGGAATTCCTCCCCGACCCCACCTCCCTGCCAGGAGTTGAGGAAGGGCCTTAGGTTTTTCCTTACACCTAATATCACCAGTCACACTGCCTAACTCCTAAGGATTCATGTCACAAGAGTGCACCCAGCCCGGCCTTCAGCTTGGGTTGAGAGGAGTGCACCAGAAAGAGCCAAATATCAAAGGAGCATGCACCCTTACTTTTGCAGTAAGTTGGACTAGGCTTTTACCGGTTAGTACTTCCCTTCCTGGCAGCCAAGTGCAAGCAGAGGTGACTGGGTCTGTTTCAAATGGCCCTCTCCTGTATTCCCTTACCAACCAGTTTCAAACTgttggaagaaacagaaaagaatccACAGTACCCTTCCTCAAATCTCACCCATATCGAGGCACTTAACTCATAGTGACAACCCGCTTCCCATCTCccaactcccccaccccccaaagaacAGGCCAAACAAGAAAATCTACCACCTCCAAACTGGGTCCTTAAGTCTCATCCCCAAAATTAGAAGTTATATGCAACCTCAGCCTAAAGGATGCATTTTCTCTCAGAGGAGTGTTTTGAGAACAAGGTTTTATTTTGAGTAGTTATCACTctcaaaactgtaaaataaagtaTACAAACAGCTAAATTTggacaaaaaaccccacaaaaccttAGAAATGTAGTGTTTCAAACTGGGAACAAGGTGAACATTCTACTTTTGGTGAACAAGGGTACTGCTTTGCCTGATCACACGCTACCAGTCACACTGATTTTACACACTTGAACTAAATAAAAGTTGCAGAAAGATCTCTGTTACAAATAAATGTCATCCAGATTACAGACAATTATGGGAATAAAATAGCACTGTGAATTCCAAAGCAAAAAGACACATTTGCATTAGAACTATTGCACTGCAGCTATTAGAGGAAGAACTACATCTTTCTCTCTGTAGAGTCTTTGCCTGGCATAGCACACATACCAAGTAGATTGTAAACTTCAAATGAATACATCTTGGAGTTGAAACAGAACTATCTGGTTCTGTTTTTGCCTATTGAAAAGTTCATAAAGATATTCACATTCTATTGAGGAGGCAAATTTAAACCACAAGAGTATCCGAATAATATTATGATGGATTTAGAGTTGTAACAGCAACAAAGTTGTAAGGAATAAAGTTATTTCTGTGAATACATGTAAGGGGAGAATGAAACAAAGGAGAAACTTGGTGATCGCAAAGACACAGAAATAGACTAAGCAATCAGAGTCGCGATAAAACCATATAGCCTAAGTAGTTAACAAAGTTATGCAAAGTAAAACACCCACTATAAAACAGAGACGGGCAGGGGTGAGCTGGGTGGAGGATGAAGAGGAACCGGATAAAAGGGATTCTCGTTTTTAGCTGCAAAGTTTTTTGGAAGAGCCATGTCCCCCTCTACCTCCATTctgttccaattaaaaaaaaatttttttttcctctcctactATTCTGGAAATAAGCATTTGGGGTACGGGCCCTTACTCCTACGGCGACTCACAGGACTAACGTAAATGTAGAATGGGGATACACATCTTTTATTTTCCCCCAACAGCAAAGGTGCATGCACGAGGTTTGATAACAGGAAAAAAGTTATTTGGTTAATGTGACTGATCAGATCCCCTGTCCAGAAGGGGAGATGGTTTCTTGCAGAATGGTTGATGTGACTGATCAGATCCCCTGTCCAGAAGGGGAGATGGTTTCTTGCAGAATGAGGTGAAGGAGGTGGTTCTGCTCAGCACTCAATAGCGGCCACATCTCCACCTGCAGCGACTTGATGGCTTCCGTGTCCTTTTCGTGCGTTGCCATGACTAGAGACTGGAGCAGCAGAAAGAGCTCCTCGGGAAGCTGGCCACTGCCCTCCTGCCCGTGGCTGTCAAAAGCCTCCCAGGAGTACTTCTCCAAGGTGTGGGCATGCTCGGGCAGCAGTTTGGCGGGCGGCGGTTGCAGGAGGAGCAGAAGCAGCACGCGCGACACCTCGCAGCGCACCAGCACGTCGGAGAAGGCGCCTAGCGCCACGGAGGCAGGCGCTACGGTAGCGGCATTCGGAGCCAGCAGGGACGGCAGCGAGGGCGCCGCGCCGGGTGCGGGCTGCGGTCCCGGAGGCTGTAGCGGCGGCGGCGCTGGGGGCGGCGCCACCGGGTGGTAGCCGTGCTCCCGCGCGAGGCGCTGCATGTGCGTAAAGACCGCCAAGGCCCCGTTGTAGTCGCGGGCCAGCAGCTGGCAGGAGGCAGCGTCGCCGAGCGCCTGCAGCGCGGCTAGAGGCAGCTGGGGCAACTGGAGCTGGGCGCTCGCTGGAAGTGTCCGGCGGCGGCGGCCGGCTGGCCCAAGTCGCGCAGGGCGGCGGCGAGCTCGAGACagagggcggcggcggcggccggctGGCCCAGCTCGAGGTGCAGGCGCACGGCGGCGCCCAAGGCGCTGGCGGCGGCCTGCAGCGGCTCCCCGTACGCAGCGGGGCAGGCCAGGCGCTGGCGCGCATCGCGCtcctgaagcaggaagaggcGCGCGGCCTCGGTGAGGGCCAGCGCTTCCCCGGGCCCATGGAACAGCGCCTGCTGACAGCGCGCCACCGCCAGCTGGCACCAGGCCGCATACGGGAGGCACTCCTGGGCGCGAAGCTCGCGGCCCAGCTGTCCGAACTGCTCCGCGGCCTCCGCCACGTTCGGCTTTCTCAGGAAGCGCTTCTTCAGCTTGTTCGACACCAGCCGGTACCGAGCCAGGAAATCCCCGGCATCGGGGCCCAACCTGCACCGCCACCCATGCCGACCCCGGCAGCCGCCATCTTCAGCGCCTGGGCGCTTCCGGCGCGGTGACGTCACGGCGAAGAAGACGCTGGCTCGCTGGGACGTGCTCTGCGTTACGCTGCGTCGCGACCCCGCGCTTCCCCACCGCGCCCCGCCCCTTGGCGGCGAGCAGGAGCGCGAGCGCGAGCGCGAGCAGGAGCGCGAGCGCGAGCAGGAGCGCGAGCGCGAGCAGGAGCGCGAGCGCGAGCAGGAGCGCGAGCGCGAGCAGGAGCGCGAGCGCGAGCAGGAGCGCGAGCGCGAGCAGGAGCGCGGAAACCCTTGCATTTGGAAACCCTTGCCGTCGTGGAATGCAAATGGAGGGGCTGCAGGGCCTGGAAGGCGGGCCAAGGGAGAGTGGCCACATATGCAATTATGTAGTGCTGGGTAGGGGCCTGGCTAGACTAGAGATACACACGCGAATTAATGTTTCTGGACAGTGGCAAAGCTCCCAGAAGTTCTCGGATCCATTGCTGTCGGGAAATGCAAATGGCGGGCTGCAGGGCCTGGAGCTGTCGCTAGGTAACGGCGCTTTGACCCGGTTGGTACGGGTGCTCCGGGCATCTCCCAGTTAGCACGACCCCAGAGGACACTGGCGATGCCGCATCGTGCACGGCCACGGTTCCTTCTCTGCCCGTTTCCTTATCGTCCCCGTTGAGGTTCCTGCCGGCCGCCACGCCCCGTATCCACGCCCACCCCGTGGTGCCGCCGGACTTTCCCTGCTCAGAATAAAACCTTCGACGCCTCGGTCAGGGTCTTCAGCCCCACCTCCAGGACCCCCATGACCGGGCCCCGGAAGCCCCCAGGCCTTGGCCTCCTCGGAGCCAAGGAGGGAGTGGGTCTAGTGTATGCCGCGCCAGGCCGGCCCCGCCTACCCCAGGCCGGCACCCCCAGGGCCTGCACCCCCAGGGCCCGCACCCCCAGGGCCCGCACCCCCAGGACCCTCACCCCCAGGGCCCGCACCCCCAGGGCCTGCACCCCCAGGGCCCTCACCCCCAGGGCCTGCACCCCCGGGGCCTGCACCCCCAGGGCCCGCACCCCCAGGGCCTGCACCCCCAGGACCCTCACCCCCAGGGCCCGCACCCCCAGGGCCTGCACCCCCAGGGCCCGGCCCCCCAGGGCCCTCACCCCCCGGACCCGCCCCCCCCGGGCCCGGCCCCCCCCGGGCCCTCACCCCCAGGGCCCGCACCCCCCCGGGGCCCGGCCCCCCCAGTGCCAGCCCCTGCACTGTCCCCATGAGCACCTGCTCCCCCTGACACCGCGGCTTCCAAGACACCGCCCGGACCCGCACCTCCTGTCCCTCCCACTGCCCCCGGCGCACCCCCAGAAAGAGCCCGAAACACGTCCAAAAATGGATTCAGAAACTTTACTTGGCGGGAAATTCGGGGTGCGGGTGGGGTGCGGGAGGGGagcggaggggaggggagggctgggccCTCCACCCCGGCTGAGGGTGGGCTTGTGGCTAGTGGGCGCTCTGCTCCGGTCGGGTCCCAGCAGGCGTGGGCAGCTACTTCTGGGCCGGAGCCACCTGGGAGATGGTGGTGGTCCCAAAGAGACCACTGAGCAGAGCGTTGTTATGCACGGCCATGTCCACCAGTCCCGGGGTGATGCGCCTTGTGCGGCTGTGGCGCGCCTCGTTGCCCGCCAGCTCCAGGATCTTGGCGGTCAGATACTCGATGATGGCAGCCAGGTAGACGGGCGCCGATGAGCTGAGGCGCTGGGCGTAGTGGCCTTCCCGTAGCTGGTGCTCCACGAGGCTCACGGAGAAGGTCAGTTCGGCTCGGGCGGTGCGAGAGCGGTTCCGTCGCTTACGACGACGCGATGACCCTCCACTGCTCCTCTGCCCCGGCATGGTGAGCTCCCCGACGGGACTGCGGCTGTGCTGCGGCTGCTGCAACGTCCCGGCTCTGGCTGCTGCCAACGGCCCGGCTCCAACGCTGCCAAGCACTCGGGACGTATCCTAGGACGCGCGGGGCCAGCCTCCCATTGGCCACCCAGCACTCTTTCCGAACCCGGAGACCGCGTGATGTCATGGCTCTCCGATTGGCTGTGCTGAGGCCCGGGCTTCCCGCTGACCTTGGGAACCTGGGTGCACAGGGCTGGACCCTCTGCTGGAGGAAGCGCCCACCCTCCGCTGGACGGGAACCGTGGTACCCTCATAGAGTGACCGTTCGGTGGCGTTGGCTCGTTTCGCGGGGCCCATCGGGAGGACCGAGCTGCAAGGCACTTCCGTGACCCCATCAGGCGCAGACCCCTTCCCACGGGGCAGTCTCGGTCAGTGCAGACCCCTTCCCACAGCAGGCCCTGTTAGGTGGAGACCCCTTCTCACCGAGCAGGCGCTGTTAGGTGCAGACCCATTCCCACTAAGCAGACCCCACCCCTGGCGACCCCTTCACACTGAGCAGGCTCCACCGCCTCAGACCCCTTCCCACTGAGCAGGCCTGGTCAGCACAGACCCCTTCCCACTAAGCAGGCCCCATTAGGTGCAGACCCCTTCCCAGTGAGCAGGTCCCTCACCTGAAGACCCCTTCCCACTAAGCAGGCCCTGTTCGGTGCAGACCCATTCCCACTGAGCAGACCCCTTCCCAGTGAGCAGGCCCCTCACCCGAAGACCCCTTCCCACTAAGCAGGCCCTGTTTGGTGCAGACCCATTCCCACTGAGCAGACCCCAGCCCTGGCAACCCCTGCCGTCCGAGCAGGCTCTACTGCATCAGGCCCCTTTCCAATGAGCAGACTCCTCACCCGAAGACACCTTCCCACTAAGCAGGCCTGGTCAGCACAGACCCCTTCCCACTAAGCAGGCCCCATTAGGTGCAGACCCCTTCCCAGTGAGCAGGTCCCTCACCTGAAGACCCCTTCCCACTAAGCAGGCCCTGTTCGGTGCAGACCCATTCCCACTGAGCAGACCCCTTCCCAGTGAGCAGGCCCCTCACCCGAAGACCCCTTCCCACTAAGCAGGCCCGTTTGGTGCAGACCCATTCCCACTGAGCAGACCCCAGCCCTGGCAACCCCTGCCCTCTGAGCAGGCTCTACTGCATCAGGCCCCTTTCCAATGAGCAGACTCCTCACCCGAAGACACCTTCCCACTAAGCAGGCCCAGTGAAGTACACGCCCCTTCCCACTAAGCAGGCCCCACTCCCGCAGACCCCCTCCCGCTGAGCAGGCCCCATCAGCACAGACCCCTTTCCACTGAGCTGCCCCACTCCCGCAGAACCCCGCCCGCTGAGCAGGCCCCACTCCCGCAGATCCCTTCCAACTGAGCAAGTCCCATCAGCACAGACCCCTTCCCACTAAACAGGCTCCACTGCCGCAGGCCCCTTCCTACTGAGGAAACCCCTTCCTACTGAGCAGTCTTGGTCAGGCGCAGACTGCTTCCGACTGAGCAGGCCCCAACCTGGAGACCCCATCCCACTAAGCAGGCCCCGGTCCTGCAGACCGCATCCCACTGAGCAGATCCAATCAACACAAATCTCTTCCCAAATCAGCAGGCCCCACTGCCGCAGACTCCTTCCCATTGAGCAGGTCCCACTCccacagaccccccccccccctctgAGCAGGCCCCACTCCCGCAGACTCCTTCTCACTGAGCAGGTCCCATCAGCACAGACCCCTTCCCACTGAGCAGGCCCCACTCCTGCAGACCCCCCCTGAGCAGGCCCCGTCAGCACAGACCCCTTCCCTCTGAGCAGGCCCCATCAACACAGACCCCTTCCCACCGAGCAGGCCACATCAGGCACAGACCCCTTCCCGCTGAGCAGGCCCCACTGCCGCAGGCCCCTTCCTACTGAGGAGACCCCTTCCCACTGAGCAGTCTCGGTCAGGCACAGACCGCTTCTGACTGAGCAGGCCCCGTGAGGCGCAGACGCATTCCCACTCAGCAGGCCCCGTCAGCACAGACTTCTTCCCACTGAGCAGGCCGCACTCCTGCAGTCCCCATCAAGCACCCACCCTTGCCACTGAGCAAGTCCTGGGCAATACCCTCCCAGCTGTCTGTCGGGATGGGCCTGTTCCCCATGTCACGTTCACAGAGATGGAATCTCAGCACCTGTGCCCctttgtgtctgccttctttttttttttttttttttttttttttttttttaaaggaaagacagagagaaggaaggaaggatagaaggaaggaaggaaggaagaaagggaaacatttttaaacattttcttgtttttattgtattctgtttctccgtttttgttacatgggctggggccgggaatcgaaccgaggtcctccggcatagcaggcaagcactttgcccgctgagccaccgcggcccgccctgtgtcTGCCTTCTTGCGCTGACCAGAATGCTTCTGAGGTTTGACCGTGCCATACAAGTTAGCAGGACTTTGTGCTTTTTATGACcagataatattccattatatgggaGGGTTTGATTGTCTCCAGCCATctgtgccgatttgaaaggatttatgcaccctagaagagccatgttttagtcctaatcccttcttgtggaggcagcctttcttttaatccctgctTAGTACTGTTGGCTGGAAACTTgataggttatctccacagagatgcgactcacgcaattgtgggtattaaacttggattagagggagatgtgcctccaccctttccaggtacgtcttgattagtttactggagtcctttaaaagaggaagcattttggagagagtccctttttcagagagccatgacagagccaatgcagaatgacaagagccagagcctatgcaaccagagacctttggagatgaagaaggaatacggcCCGggagagcttcaggaaacaagaagcctggagagaaggctagcattgtcatgttcgccatgtgcctctccagttgagagagaaaccctgaccgtcgtcggcctctcttgagtgaaggtaacctcttgttggtgccttaaattcgacatttttatagacttgctttaattgggacattttcacggccttagagctgtaaatgtgcaacttagtaaattccccttttaaaaaagccgttccatttctggtatattgcattctggcagctggcaaactagagtGCCAACCACCAGTTGATGGAAATTAAAGTCATCCCTGCCTTTTGCCTTTGTGCCCAATGCTGCCTTGAACACTGGCTTGGGGCTCAATTGCCTGAGCCCCTGATTTCAGTTCTCTAGGGGTATAAACCTAGGGGTGGACTTACCTGGTCATGgggtaattctttttctttcttcttgagaaCCTGCCAAGCTGTTTTCTCCACAGTGgccgcaccattttacattgccaccggCAACAGACGGAGGTTCCAACTTTTCCACATCTTCGCCAATGCTTGTTACTTTTCATTTGttgtgttgtttttctgtttttattttcaaattattattatcataaccGTCCTAACtgttgtgaagtggtatctcattctcATCGTCgtttgggtttgcatttccctaatgaccagTGGCATTGACCATCTTCTCCAAGGGCTTTTGGCCACCTGCACTTCTTCATTGGACAAATGTCTGTTTAAATCCTTGGCCTCCTTTTTAGTCAGATTGTGCACCTTTTCCTCATAGGTTTGTGAGAGTTCCCTAATATATTCAGGATACTGACGTTATGATTGGCAAATATGTCTTCCAGTTCTGTGGTTGTCTTTTCTTAATAgtgtctctctctccttttttttttgcatacacaggctctgggaatcgtacccgggtctccagcatggcaggcgagaattctgccactgagttaccattgaaccaccctaatagtgtcttttgatgcacaaaagctgaGCTATTTTCTTCCCCCTCATTATTGTGTTTTGGGCATCatgtttaagaaaccattgcctgatcCAAGAACATGAAAATTTATACCTGTTTCCTTCTAAGACTTGAATAGTTTTAGCTTACATTTCTGTGATTCGCTGTGAGTTAATTTCATGCCAATATCCCACGGTCTTATTACTATGACTCTCAGTGGTTTTGGCGAGTTCCGGTCCCTTGCTTTCCCATGTGTATTTTAGAATCGGCTTGTTAGTTTTTATAAAGAAACCATCTGGGATTCTGATGGTCACTGCATCGTATATGTACATCAATTTGAAGAGTATTGCCTACTTAAcgatattaagtcttccaatccatggacacgggatggttttccatttatttcagtcttctttaCTATTTTTCAGGCATGTTTGTA is a window from the Tamandua tetradactyla isolate mTamTet1 unplaced genomic scaffold, mTamTet1.pri scaffold_161_ctg1, whole genome shotgun sequence genome containing:
- the LOC143673163 gene encoding histone H2A-Bbd type 2/3-like, which codes for MPGQRSSGGSSRRRKRRNRSRTARAELTFSVSLVEHQLREGHYAQRLSSSAPVYLAAIIEYLTAKILELAGNEARHSRTRRITPGLVDMAVHNNALLSGLFGTTTISQVAPAQK